A stretch of Lysobacter sp. K5869 DNA encodes these proteins:
- a CDS encoding DUF3060 domain-containing protein, with product MMVHIQQQNGASADYLRCYTRLLALSALCFAAIACTDGAGGGLGAVVSNELVDPASGATCSQGSNVRITKNDFETVLNGQCGAVVVTGSNGSVNVDHAQSIRVEGTKVTVLNEKVETLEAIGSDNTYNMTEVGHATIAGDRNTLLGRNYRQVTFKGQGNSVNTDNEPQLDDQGTGNKVI from the coding sequence ATGATGGTTCACATCCAACAACAAAACGGCGCGAGCGCCGATTACCTGCGGTGCTACACGAGGCTGCTAGCCCTGTCGGCCTTGTGCTTCGCCGCGATCGCGTGCACCGATGGCGCGGGTGGGGGCCTTGGTGCCGTGGTGTCCAACGAACTCGTGGACCCCGCCAGCGGCGCCACCTGCAGCCAGGGGTCGAACGTGCGGATCACCAAGAACGACTTCGAGACGGTGCTCAACGGCCAATGCGGCGCGGTGGTCGTCACGGGATCGAACGGATCGGTCAACGTCGACCACGCCCAATCGATCCGCGTTGAGGGCACCAAGGTCACCGTGCTCAACGAGAAGGTCGAGACGCTGGAAGCGATCGGCTCGGACAACACCTACAACATGACCGAGGTGGGGCACGCTACCATCGCCGGTGATCGAAACACGCTGCTGGGACGCAACTATCGTCAGGTGACGTTCAAGGGCCAGGGCAATTCGGTCAACACCGACAACGAGCCGCAACTGGACGATCAGGGCACTGGCAACAAAGTGATTTGA
- a CDS encoding H-NS histone family protein, whose protein sequence is MALTTLQSIDAEIKQLEAQKKLVEKRDSEVPKAIEVLQRYAKVLTPAQRRKLAKISGSELDADAVKAPARASRARKIGKVAPKYRLPTGETWTGRGRTPVAFVAWEKGAEGKAWRKANDGGRFPAIGGASSKTPASAASTKASRGATKKTGKKATKKAKRPGEKAAGQ, encoded by the coding sequence GTGGCCCTGACCACACTCCAGTCGATCGACGCCGAGATCAAGCAGTTGGAAGCCCAGAAGAAGCTGGTCGAGAAACGCGACTCCGAGGTTCCCAAAGCGATCGAGGTTCTTCAGCGATACGCCAAGGTGCTGACGCCGGCCCAGCGCCGCAAGCTGGCAAAAATCTCCGGAAGCGAGTTGGACGCCGATGCGGTCAAGGCTCCGGCGCGTGCCTCCCGTGCTCGAAAGATCGGTAAGGTGGCGCCCAAGTACCGCCTACCTACCGGCGAGACCTGGACCGGGCGTGGTCGAACCCCGGTCGCCTTCGTGGCGTGGGAGAAGGGCGCCGAGGGCAAGGCATGGCGCAAGGCCAACGATGGTGGGCGCTTCCCCGCCATCGGCGGCGCATCCTCCAAGACCCCCGCTAGCGCAGCGTCGACGAAAGCCTCACGCGGCGCTACCAAGAAGACCGGAAAGAAGGCGACCAAGAAGGCTAAGAGGCCTGGAGAAAAGGCGGCCGGCCAGTGA
- a CDS encoding metalloregulator ArsR/SmtB family transcription factor, translated as METKIAVPLLAALAQDTRLSVFRLLVEQGPEGLPAGQIAERLDISPATLSFHLKELTHAGLTLSRQEGRFVIYSAHYETMNGLLSFLTENCCAGSPCDNAAPSCTPTKR; from the coding sequence ATGGAAACTAAAATTGCTGTCCCCCTCCTCGCCGCCCTCGCCCAGGACACGCGACTTTCGGTGTTCCGCCTGCTGGTCGAGCAAGGCCCCGAGGGGTTGCCCGCCGGACAGATTGCCGAACGTTTGGACATCAGTCCGGCGACGTTGTCGTTCCACTTGAAGGAACTAACGCATGCCGGGCTGACGCTGTCACGACAGGAAGGACGCTTCGTCATCTACTCCGCCCACTACGAGACGATGAACGGTTTGCTGTCGTTCCTGACCGAGAACTGCTGCGCCGGCTCGCCCTGCGACAACGCGGCGCCGAGTTGCACGCCGACCAAGCGATAA
- the arsN2 gene encoding arsenic resistance N-acetyltransferase ArsN2: protein MQALLAASLLSLQDSEADPIDFLVAEQDGTLLGVVAVQACGDTGLLRSLAVGTNLRGSGLGKALVERAEMHARARGLVRLVLLTETASAFFSRCGYVPTERGDTPVQIQSTAQFRSLCPATASCWSKFLGPP from the coding sequence GTGCAGGCGCTACTGGCCGCCTCGTTGCTCTCGCTCCAGGACTCCGAGGCCGACCCGATCGACTTCCTCGTGGCCGAGCAGGACGGAACCCTGCTGGGTGTGGTCGCAGTGCAAGCGTGCGGCGACACAGGCTTGCTACGTTCCCTCGCCGTCGGCACGAACCTCCGGGGTAGCGGATTAGGCAAAGCACTCGTAGAGCGCGCTGAGATGCATGCCCGCGCCCGCGGCCTGGTGCGGCTGGTCTTGCTGACGGAAACCGCGTCTGCCTTCTTCTCACGATGCGGTTACGTTCCGACCGAACGCGGCGACACACCAGTGCAAATCCAGTCCACAGCGCAGTTCCGCTCGTTGTGCCCCGCCACCGCCTCCTGCTGGAGCAAATTCCTCGGCCCGCCATGA
- a CDS encoding arsenate reductase ArsC, giving the protein MSPRHYNILFLCTGNSARSILAEGLVTHLSGGRFQGYSAGSQPIGHVNPLALETLRNFGCATEGFSSKSWDVFASADAPAMDFIITVCDNAAGEACPLWPGKPVSTHWGVPDPASVDGPEEKRRKAFMDAALTLRRRIELFLSLPLHRLDAMSLQQELRDIGHR; this is encoded by the coding sequence ATGAGCCCCCGTCACTACAACATCCTATTTCTATGCACCGGCAACAGCGCCCGCAGCATCCTCGCCGAGGGCTTGGTCACTCACCTCTCCGGCGGACGCTTCCAGGGCTACAGTGCAGGCAGCCAGCCGATCGGACACGTAAATCCGCTGGCGCTCGAAACACTGCGCAACTTCGGATGCGCGACGGAAGGATTCTCGAGTAAGAGTTGGGACGTGTTTGCCAGCGCTGATGCGCCGGCCATGGATTTCATCATCACAGTCTGCGACAACGCCGCGGGCGAAGCCTGCCCGCTGTGGCCGGGTAAGCCGGTGTCGACGCATTGGGGCGTACCCGATCCGGCCAGTGTCGATGGCCCTGAGGAGAAGCGGCGTAAGGCCTTCATGGATGCGGCATTGACGCTTAGACGGCGCATCGAGCTGTTCCTATCGCTGCCGCTGCACCGACTCGACGCCATGTCGCTGCAGCAAGAGCTGCGCGACATCGGCCATCGGTGA
- the arsB gene encoding ACR3 family arsenite efflux transporter — translation MVTISETTGQAAAAPVMSVFERYLSVWVALCIVVGIALGQVAPAAFQAIGRLEIAQVNLPVGALIWVMIVPMLLKVDFSSLGQVRQHWRGIGVTLFVNWAVKPFSMALLAWIFIRHLFAGWLPASQLDSYIAGLILLAAAPCTAMVFVWSRLTGGNPVFTLSQVALNDTIMVFAFAPIVGLLLGLSSITVPWDTLLTSVLLYIVIPVILAQLWRRSLLQRGRATFEQALKHLGPLSIAALLLTLVLLFAFQGEAILRQPLVIALLAVPILIQVLFNSGLAYWLNRQVGEQHSIAGPSALIGASNFFELAVAAAISLFGFQSGAALATVVGVLIEVPVMLLVVRVVNRSRGWYDRSALTT, via the coding sequence ATGGTCACGATAAGCGAAACCACCGGTCAAGCTGCGGCCGCCCCCGTCATGAGCGTGTTCGAGCGATACCTGAGCGTGTGGGTCGCTTTGTGCATCGTTGTCGGCATCGCGCTAGGCCAAGTCGCACCGGCTGCATTCCAGGCCATAGGCCGACTCGAGATTGCACAGGTCAATCTTCCAGTGGGCGCGCTGATCTGGGTGATGATCGTGCCCATGCTGCTCAAGGTGGATTTTTCCTCATTGGGTCAGGTGCGTCAGCACTGGCGCGGGATAGGTGTCACGTTGTTCGTCAACTGGGCGGTCAAGCCGTTTTCGATGGCGCTGCTGGCATGGATCTTTATCCGGCATCTCTTTGCCGGGTGGCTGCCGGCCAGCCAACTCGATAGCTACATCGCGGGGCTGATCCTCCTGGCCGCAGCCCCGTGCACGGCGATGGTCTTTGTCTGGAGCCGGCTTACCGGCGGCAATCCGGTGTTCACGCTCTCGCAGGTGGCGCTCAACGACACCATCATGGTGTTCGCCTTCGCCCCTATCGTCGGCCTGCTGCTGGGCCTTTCGTCGATCACCGTACCGTGGGATACGTTGCTGACCTCGGTGTTGCTCTACATCGTCATACCGGTAATTCTCGCCCAACTCTGGCGCCGATCATTGCTGCAGCGAGGCCGTGCGACCTTCGAACAGGCCCTGAAGCACCTCGGCCCGCTGTCCATTGCAGCGCTGTTGCTGACGCTGGTGTTGCTGTTCGCGTTCCAAGGCGAGGCCATCCTTCGACAGCCGCTGGTGATCGCGCTGTTGGCAGTGCCCATCCTTATCCAGGTGCTCTTCAATTCCGGCCTGGCCTACTGGCTCAACCGCCAAGTCGGCGAACAGCACAGCATCGCCGGCCCCTCGGCGCTGATCGGCGCGAGCAATTTCTTTGAGCTCGCCGTGGCGGCCGCCATCAGCCTGTTCGGCTTCCAATCCGGCGCGGCCTTGGCCACCGTGGTCGGCGTATTGATCGAGGTACCGGTCATGCTGCTGGTCGTTCGCGTGGTCAACCGATCGCGCGGCTGGTATGACCGCAGCGCCCTCACAACGTAA
- the arsC gene encoding arsenate reductase (glutaredoxin) (This arsenate reductase requires both glutathione and glutaredoxin to convert arsenate to arsenite, after which the efflux transporter formed by ArsA and ArsB can extrude the arsenite from the cell, providing resistance.) encodes MSDITIYHNPDCGTSRNVLGLIRNSGEEPTIVEYLKTPPNRSRLEALIAAMGLPVRAVLREKGTPFLELGLDDPTWSDEQLIDFMLQHPILINRPIVVTPLGTRLCRPSEAVLDILPQSQQGAFSKEDGEVVVNAEGRRV; translated from the coding sequence GTGAGCGACATCACCATCTACCACAACCCCGACTGCGGAACCTCGCGCAACGTACTGGGGTTGATCCGCAACAGTGGCGAGGAACCAACCATCGTCGAGTACCTGAAAACGCCACCCAACCGCAGCAGGCTAGAGGCCCTGATCGCTGCAATGGGTCTTCCGGTGCGAGCGGTTCTGCGTGAAAAAGGCACGCCCTTTCTTGAACTCGGCCTGGACGATCCGACGTGGAGCGACGAGCAATTGATCGATTTCATGCTCCAGCATCCCATCCTCATCAACCGCCCCATCGTGGTCACGCCACTGGGCACGCGCTTATGCCGTCCGTCGGAAGCGGTGCTTGACATCCTGCCGCAGTCGCAACAAGGCGCGTTCAGCAAAGAAGACGGCGAGGTGGTGGTGAACGCGGAGGGTCGACGTGTTTGA
- the arsH gene encoding arsenical resistance protein ArsH has translation MFEPRIDLPNIDPALFPQPEIERLLSSDRPVHAPRFLLLYGSLRERSYSRLAAEEAGRILRALGGDIRMFNPSGLPLVDDAPGDHPKVRELHQLVQWAEGMVWSSPERHGAMTGLMKTQIDWIPLSVGSVRPTQGKTLAVMQVSGGSQSFNAVNQMRVLGRWMRMLTIPNQSSVAKAYQEFDDAGHMRPSAYYDRIVDVMEELMKFTLLTRGVTPYLVDRYSERKESAEALSKRMQQEAL, from the coding sequence GTGTTTGAGCCCCGCATCGACTTGCCGAACATCGACCCCGCGCTGTTTCCGCAGCCGGAGATCGAACGCCTGCTCTCGTCCGATCGTCCCGTCCACGCCCCCCGCTTCCTGCTGCTCTACGGTTCGTTGCGCGAACGCTCCTACAGCCGCTTAGCCGCTGAGGAAGCAGGGCGCATCCTGCGCGCGCTCGGCGGCGACATACGGATGTTCAATCCCTCCGGCTTGCCGCTGGTGGACGATGCGCCTGGCGATCACCCCAAGGTCCGGGAACTGCACCAACTGGTGCAATGGGCCGAGGGCATGGTGTGGAGTTCGCCGGAGCGCCACGGCGCCATGACCGGCCTGATGAAGACGCAGATCGATTGGATCCCGCTGTCGGTCGGCTCGGTACGGCCGACCCAGGGCAAGACGCTGGCGGTCATGCAGGTGTCCGGCGGCTCCCAGTCCTTCAACGCGGTCAACCAAATGCGCGTATTGGGCCGCTGGATGCGGATGCTGACCATTCCTAACCAGTCGTCGGTCGCGAAGGCCTATCAGGAGTTCGACGACGCCGGGCACATGCGGCCATCCGCCTACTACGACCGCATCGTGGACGTGATGGAAGAGCTGATGAAGTTCACACTGCTCACGCGCGGCGTTACGCCCTACTTGGTGGATCGTTACAGCGAACGAAAGGAGAGCGCCGAGGCACTGAGCAAGCGCATGCAGCAAGAGGCCCTTTAG
- a CDS encoding AAA family ATPase has translation MYLATLSIENFRKLKEVQIQFQPGLNIIVGANNVGKTAVVDALRALLAGYDEPPPRLDTDDLHRPREGEPAGDITFHYVFRGLSLDDEADFLAALTPDGDGNLEVHIHVRYSGADASGRFRIKRWCGEHEDVGLTSDMLENLRGVYLQPLRDAAQGLRPGRASQLSRLLQMLADDAGREGINQALSELDQNLRAHAPIVSTQTAIATRHVSMLGEQLAQALEVGLSASDFQRLSSRLSLLVDNFEIEQNGLGFNNLIFMAVVLGALAKNAEASYRGLVIEEPEAHLHPQLQSILLRYLESIHTHEGEKPVQLFVTSHSPNFASIADLECLTCLVDTGTAIETFFPGSVEFAAGKREKLKRYLDVTRAELFFARRVIFVEGAAELMLMNVLAARSGFDLRKHAVSLISVEGLNFDSFLPLFGEGALKIPVALITDADPEQVQSDAGNPVALYPALGDAVVVSANTAKMKEREDAYVKVFHGLKTLEYDFALYTDNRTAMLAALKELHPKIGEAVEAAVDAAQGDAAKAKALFTGMFERPQNNVQKGRFGQSLAQILAKPDTPCVVPNYIREAVAHACQCEAPA, from the coding sequence ATGTATTTGGCAACGCTGAGTATTGAAAACTTTCGCAAACTCAAGGAAGTACAGATCCAGTTTCAGCCAGGGCTGAACATCATCGTGGGCGCCAACAACGTCGGCAAGACCGCCGTCGTCGATGCACTGCGCGCCTTGCTTGCCGGCTATGACGAGCCGCCACCGCGACTGGATACCGACGACTTGCACCGCCCTAGGGAAGGGGAGCCTGCCGGCGACATCACGTTCCACTACGTCTTCCGGGGCCTCAGCCTAGACGACGAGGCGGATTTTCTTGCGGCGCTGACGCCCGACGGCGACGGCAACCTGGAAGTGCACATTCATGTTCGCTATTCCGGCGCGGACGCCAGCGGGCGTTTTCGCATTAAACGCTGGTGTGGTGAGCATGAAGACGTCGGCCTGACGTCGGACATGCTCGAAAACCTGCGGGGCGTCTACCTGCAGCCTCTCCGGGATGCCGCCCAGGGCTTGCGCCCGGGCCGCGCCAGCCAACTATCACGGCTTCTGCAAATGCTAGCCGACGATGCCGGCCGCGAGGGGATCAATCAGGCGCTTAGCGAGCTTGATCAGAATCTCAGGGCACACGCGCCGATAGTTAGCACGCAGACCGCCATCGCCACCCGCCACGTGTCCATGCTAGGCGAGCAACTAGCGCAGGCGCTGGAAGTCGGCCTGAGCGCCAGCGACTTCCAGCGCCTATCTTCCCGGCTCTCCCTCCTGGTCGACAACTTCGAGATCGAGCAGAACGGACTCGGCTTCAACAACCTGATCTTCATGGCCGTCGTCCTCGGCGCGCTCGCCAAGAACGCTGAAGCCAGCTACCGCGGCCTAGTGATCGAGGAGCCGGAAGCCCACCTGCACCCCCAACTCCAATCGATCCTGCTGCGCTACCTGGAAAGCATCCATACCCACGAGGGCGAAAAGCCGGTCCAGCTGTTCGTTACCAGCCATTCTCCGAACTTCGCCAGCATCGCGGACCTGGAGTGCCTGACCTGCTTGGTGGATACCGGCACCGCGATCGAGACGTTCTTCCCCGGAAGCGTCGAATTCGCCGCCGGTAAACGGGAGAAGCTCAAGCGCTACCTGGACGTCACCCGCGCGGAGCTGTTCTTCGCCCGCCGCGTGATCTTCGTGGAAGGCGCGGCCGAGCTTATGCTGATGAACGTGCTCGCGGCCCGGTCGGGGTTCGATCTGCGCAAGCACGCGGTCAGCTTGATCAGCGTGGAAGGATTGAACTTTGATTCCTTCCTGCCGCTGTTCGGAGAAGGCGCGCTGAAGATCCCGGTCGCGCTGATCACCGACGCCGATCCCGAGCAAGTGCAAAGCGACGCCGGCAATCCGGTAGCGCTATACCCGGCGTTGGGGGACGCCGTGGTGGTGTCCGCCAACACCGCAAAAATGAAGGAGAGAGAGGACGCCTATGTCAAGGTATTTCACGGGCTAAAGACTCTGGAATACGACTTCGCCCTCTACACCGACAATCGGACAGCGATGCTGGCTGCACTGAAAGAGCTGCATCCCAAGATCGGCGAAGCGGTGGAAGCGGCCGTTGATGCGGCCCAAGGCGACGCGGCCAAGGCCAAGGCCCTTTTCACGGGCATGTTCGAGCGCCCGCAGAACAATGTACAGAAGGGCCGTTTCGGTCAGTCATTGGCGCAGATCCTGGCCAAGCCAGACACCCCGTGCGTCGTGCCCAACTACATCCGTGAGGCCGTGGCCCATGCCTGCCAATGCGAGGCGCCCGCATGA
- a CDS encoding ATP-dependent helicase has product MTALSDEQRAIVDAPTGPLSVIACAGSGKTRTAVHRLVEMRRRLGEERGRVALLSFSNIAVDTFRENYRRLAHTLPATAGRGRVDIDTLDAFITTHVLRPHAHRTMGSQQTPYLVSGSEPFLAGFTFRTQQFPQSITMMRVGFREGDFHFFYSVHSQSVGLNRATALTLVERLGRTGAYTHDLGRYWCHRALREQPAVLRALVRRYPHILIDESQDIGPCHQAILDLLADAGMEISLIGDPNQGIYEFSGADGRFLTEYGSRAGVSSFSLTTNYRSVPAILALANQLSNRNDTHERDSPDTVHGAFFTSYRATQRDQLIETFEATVAAAGLEPSRSAILCRAVKLADELAGADTPVGRGLVKEFALASILRDKRRDYKRSFEALARCVVSLLVDPPANLLTALLSPARHPEMRRVRRRLWQFVRDPGVGLPPSTLLADTEWLPSLLERVRQLLATLQAEFGFTPTDSLGTKLTRRDLPHASLVAADDLGTQRNTRIRVDTVHKAKGESLDAVLYMATKDHVEAMLDGVATEVGRIGYVAVTRAKNLLWLGLPAAALPGLRQRLMDFGFREVGAE; this is encoded by the coding sequence ATGACCGCGCTGTCCGACGAGCAGCGCGCGATCGTCGATGCCCCCACCGGCCCGTTGTCGGTGATCGCCTGCGCCGGAAGTGGCAAGACACGAACGGCTGTGCATCGACTGGTCGAGATGCGGAGGCGCCTGGGGGAAGAGCGAGGCCGGGTCGCGCTGCTTTCCTTCTCGAACATTGCCGTTGATACCTTCCGCGAGAACTACAGGCGTCTCGCCCACACCCTGCCAGCCACGGCCGGGCGGGGCCGGGTCGACATCGACACGCTGGATGCGTTCATCACGACCCATGTTCTGAGGCCACACGCACATCGCACCATGGGCTCGCAGCAGACCCCCTATCTGGTCTCGGGAAGCGAGCCGTTCCTTGCCGGCTTCACGTTCAGGACCCAACAGTTCCCCCAAAGCATCACGATGATGCGCGTGGGATTTCGCGAGGGCGACTTCCACTTCTTCTACAGCGTTCACAGCCAGAGCGTCGGCCTGAACAGAGCGACGGCATTGACCCTCGTCGAGCGGCTCGGCAGAACCGGCGCGTACACGCATGACCTCGGCCGGTATTGGTGCCATCGCGCCCTGCGGGAACAGCCAGCCGTTCTCCGTGCGCTGGTCCGTCGCTATCCACACATCCTGATCGACGAATCGCAGGATATCGGCCCGTGCCATCAGGCCATTCTCGACCTGCTTGCAGACGCCGGAATGGAAATTTCCCTGATCGGCGACCCCAACCAGGGAATCTACGAGTTCTCCGGGGCGGACGGCAGGTTCCTCACCGAATACGGTAGTCGTGCAGGCGTCAGCTCGTTTTCGCTAACCACGAACTATCGCTCGGTTCCCGCGATCCTAGCCTTGGCCAATCAGCTATCCAATCGCAACGACACGCACGAAAGGGACTCGCCCGATACGGTACACGGCGCCTTCTTTACCTCCTATCGCGCCACCCAACGGGATCAGTTGATCGAAACCTTTGAGGCAACCGTCGCGGCAGCCGGACTCGAACCCAGCCGCAGCGCCATTCTTTGCCGCGCGGTGAAGCTGGCGGATGAACTCGCCGGCGCAGACACGCCTGTTGGACGTGGCCTCGTCAAAGAGTTCGCGCTCGCGTCGATCCTCCGCGACAAGCGGCGCGACTACAAGCGGTCCTTCGAGGCACTGGCACGGTGTGTCGTCAGTTTGCTGGTTGATCCCCCGGCAAACTTGCTCACGGCGCTACTGAGTCCGGCCAGGCATCCCGAGATGCGACGCGTGCGGCGACGACTGTGGCAGTTTGTCCGCGATCCGGGCGTTGGCCTGCCCCCGTCCACGCTACTCGCCGATACCGAGTGGCTTCCCAGCCTGCTTGAGCGCGTGCGCCAACTGCTGGCTACACTCCAAGCCGAATTCGGGTTCACTCCCACCGACAGTCTGGGAACCAAGCTGACCCGGCGCGACCTGCCGCATGCTTCGCTAGTGGCCGCTGACGATCTCGGCACGCAGCGGAACACTCGGATTCGGGTCGATACCGTGCACAAGGCCAAGGGCGAAAGTCTCGATGCCGTCCTCTACATGGCGACCAAAGATCATGTCGAGGCAATGCTGGACGGTGTCGCGACCGAGGTAGGACGCATCGGCTACGTCGCCGTCACGCGCGCCAAGAACTTGCTTTGGCTTGGCCTCCCCGCAGCGGCCCTTCCGGGGCTTCGCCAGAGATTGATGGACTTCGGCTTCCGCGAGGTAGGTGCGGAATGA